From Solibacillus isronensis, the proteins below share one genomic window:
- the panB gene encoding 3-methyl-2-oxobutanoate hydroxymethyltransferase, whose protein sequence is MKTTAQFLKMKEQGEKIVMITAYDYPAAKFSEAAGVDMILVGDSLGMVVLGYESTMRVTVEDMIHHSKAVRRGAPDTFIVVDMPFGSYHGDVNETLKTAVKMMQETNANAVKVEGADDIVPVIKKLTDAGIPVVAHLGLLPQSAGVLGGYKVQGKTAEQAEKLIKDALLVEQAGACAVVLECIPHQLTEVVSHNLTIPTIGIGAGVKADGQVLVYHDLLQYGKHHIPKFVEAFAQVGEEVAKGITNYTNAVKSGTFPTLQQSFTMKETELIELYGGVK, encoded by the coding sequence ATGAAAACAACTGCACAGTTTTTAAAAATGAAAGAGCAAGGCGAAAAAATTGTCATGATTACCGCCTATGATTATCCCGCAGCGAAATTTTCCGAAGCGGCAGGTGTTGATATGATACTTGTCGGGGATTCCCTCGGGATGGTTGTACTAGGCTATGAATCGACAATGCGTGTAACTGTGGAAGATATGATTCACCATAGTAAAGCGGTTCGCCGAGGTGCACCAGATACGTTCATCGTCGTCGACATGCCATTTGGTTCTTATCACGGAGATGTGAACGAAACATTGAAAACGGCTGTGAAAATGATGCAGGAAACGAATGCAAATGCCGTAAAAGTAGAAGGGGCCGATGATATCGTACCTGTTATTAAGAAGTTAACCGATGCGGGTATCCCGGTAGTGGCACATTTAGGATTGCTGCCACAATCGGCAGGAGTTCTTGGCGGTTATAAAGTGCAAGGCAAAACAGCCGAGCAAGCGGAAAAATTAATAAAAGATGCTCTACTTGTTGAACAGGCAGGTGCATGTGCTGTCGTGCTGGAATGTATTCCACATCAGTTGACGGAAGTTGTCTCGCATAACTTAACGATCCCGACAATTGGCATCGGTGCAGGTGTAAAAGCTGATGGGCAAGTACTTGTATACCATGATTTATTACAATACGGAAAACATCATATACCAAAATTTGTTGAAGCATTCGCACAAGTCGGTGAAGAGGTAGCGAAGGGGATTACGAATTATACAAATGCTGTAAAATCAGGTACATTCCCGACCTTACAACAAAGTTTCACAATGAAAGAGACAGAGCTAATCGAGCTCTACGGAGGCGTAAAATAA